A genome region from Methanobacterium sp. includes the following:
- a CDS encoding universal stress protein has translation MRLYKKILLPTDGSEYSERAGEHAIWIADKSFSQIIILNVIDTSYLRSIPQQDLELSLEEQFKAEGNMAVGKFSRKLEENQCDGKCKNVQVISLIKKGKPADEILKTIEEEGIDLVVMGASGKHGLNRLYPGSVTERVVRSARCPVLVIK, from the coding sequence ATGAGACTGTATAAAAAAATATTACTACCCACTGATGGCTCAGAATATTCTGAAAGAGCTGGAGAACATGCTATATGGATTGCTGATAAAAGTTTTTCACAGATAATCATCTTAAATGTAATTGACACTTCTTATCTAAGATCCATACCTCAACAAGATCTAGAATTAAGTTTGGAAGAACAATTCAAGGCAGAAGGGAACATGGCAGTTGGAAAATTTTCAAGAAAGCTTGAAGAAAACCAATGTGATGGTAAATGTAAAAATGTTCAGGTTATTTCCCTGATTAAAAAGGGTAAACCTGCTGATGAAATATTAAAAACCATTGAAGAAGAAGGAATCGATCTGGTGGTTATGGGAGCTTCTGGTAAACATGGATTAAACCGATTATACCCCGGAAGTGTCACAGAAAGAGTGGTGCGATCTGCCAGATGCCCTGTTTTAGTGATAAAGTGA
- a CDS encoding methyltransferase domain-containing protein produces MKITSYQQNLLSDIERLTAFYEVITEKSKGIIYDLGTGSGVLSSWAAPLSRFVYAVEKDPFTAQIAQKNLRLFKNVSLMVSDAKTIFFPEKADIIICEMMDTALIDEDQVPVLNSVQKYLKKDGDIIPCGVFNGVEAVDANIAHLCYHEGVTPQHQLMSKLIIYDKIDFKKYINPKIHYSIPIPINNKGTVSGVKITTFTLLTPNFICGPTPMLNPPLLVPTNKLDVEKGDEIILKLKYSMGGGLDTLRASIEPVS; encoded by the coding sequence ATGAAAATTACATCCTATCAACAAAACTTGCTCTCAGATATCGAACGTCTGACAGCATTTTACGAAGTAATAACTGAAAAATCCAAGGGCATCATATATGATTTAGGGACCGGTTCAGGAGTACTAAGCTCCTGGGCGGCCCCACTATCCCGTTTCGTATACGCCGTAGAAAAAGATCCTTTTACAGCCCAAATCGCCCAGAAGAATCTTAGACTATTTAAAAACGTTTCCCTAATGGTAAGCGATGCAAAAACAATTTTTTTTCCTGAAAAGGCAGATATTATAATCTGTGAAATGATGGACACTGCTCTAATTGATGAAGACCAGGTTCCAGTACTTAATTCTGTGCAAAAATATCTGAAAAAAGATGGAGATATCATTCCCTGTGGGGTTTTTAATGGAGTGGAAGCTGTGGATGCGAACATTGCCCACCTCTGTTACCATGAAGGAGTAACTCCACAGCATCAATTAATGAGCAAACTTATCATATATGATAAAATTGATTTTAAAAAATATATCAACCCTAAAATTCATTACAGCATCCCCATTCCCATTAACAATAAAGGAACAGTTTCAGGGGTTAAAATTACAACATTCACCCTTCTAACCCCTAATTTTATCTGTGGACCAACACCAATGCTAAATCCACCTCTTCTCGTCCCAACAAACAAGTTGGATGTGGAAAAGGGAGATGAAATTATTTTAAAATTAAAATATTCCATGGGGGGTGGTTTAGATACTCTTAGAGCCTCAATTGAACCAGTTTCTTAA
- a CDS encoding phospho-N-acetylmuramoyl-pentapeptide-transferase, which yields MSNTETLILAFILTFLATIFFTYFVRKILKDADVTDSPIVTEHKHKTGTPTMGGLAMLLGAALAAAFYFNEKNLVLTVLIMLSAGLVGLLDDLLGLKIKEVQKVARNITSKPITIGRLTLKPGEEARVATEKARSDLPDLLNDGKVEITGKTPIKTEGKERDKIIAQIIIGIFLAATGAVSSAVLGFEAGIFIIPVVIFGIIGSINSVNLIDGMDGLAAGILTIASASCAIFSMITGNPTAAVPFAILTGVSAGFLVFNRYPASIIMGDTGSFALGAGYITAGFLGDVIYFAVIALTIPIISVIVSLMHRAHIIKLPVEPLHHTLHYKGLSEKKIIILYWLITLIICVTAIATYQFIL from the coding sequence TTGAGCAATACAGAGACACTGATTTTAGCATTTATTCTAACATTTTTAGCTACGATATTCTTCACTTACTTCGTCCGTAAGATATTGAAGGATGCTGATGTGACTGACAGTCCCATAGTAACCGAACACAAACATAAAACTGGCACCCCCACCATGGGGGGCCTGGCCATGCTCCTGGGCGCAGCACTGGCTGCAGCATTCTATTTTAATGAAAAAAATCTGGTCCTCACCGTTCTGATCATGTTAAGCGCGGGTTTAGTTGGGCTGCTTGATGATCTTTTAGGATTGAAGATCAAAGAAGTGCAGAAAGTGGCACGTAACATCACCTCCAAACCTATAACTATTGGGCGTTTGACCCTTAAACCCGGAGAAGAAGCTAGAGTTGCAACAGAAAAGGCCAGAAGTGATCTTCCTGATTTATTAAATGATGGAAAAGTCGAGATAACCGGGAAAACACCTATCAAAACTGAAGGAAAAGAAAGAGATAAAATAATAGCCCAGATCATTATCGGAATTTTCCTGGCAGCTACTGGCGCAGTTAGCAGCGCAGTTTTAGGATTTGAAGCAGGAATTTTTATCATACCCGTGGTGATCTTTGGTATTATCGGTTCTATTAACTCAGTGAATCTTATTGATGGAATGGATGGATTGGCTGCAGGTATCTTAACCATTGCATCTGCTTCATGTGCCATTTTCTCAATGATCACCGGAAACCCCACTGCAGCAGTTCCTTTTGCAATTTTAACTGGAGTTTCAGCTGGTTTTTTGGTTTTCAACCGTTATCCTGCAAGTATAATCATGGGAGATACAGGTTCCTTTGCACTGGGAGCCGGATACATCACTGCCGGTTTTCTGGGAGATGTAATCTACTTTGCAGTTATTGCCCTTACCATACCAATCATTTCCGTAATTGTCAGCCTTATGCACCGGGCACATATCATAAAATTACCAGTTGAACCATTACATCACACCTTACATTACAAGGGACTCTCTGAGAAAAAGATAATAATCCTTTACTGGTTAATTACCCTGATAATTTGTGTAACTGCCATCGCCACCTACCAGTTTATACTTTAG
- a CDS encoding DUF356 domain-containing protein, translated as MTLILIRAENQTKILNSLADIERHAGLKINGTPKLIDTELADKYARSILNAKLRSKSKIAVLVSVQEDTTRSILQIRKIHPPAHIVVISKEYPQWEKVKKIFSTLPPLKGYYSAKKQKDVKDPRKNKS; from the coding sequence ATGACTCTAATACTTATTCGTGCTGAAAACCAGACTAAAATTCTTAACAGTCTGGCGGATATTGAAAGACATGCCGGGCTCAAGATCAACGGCACCCCTAAACTTATTGACACCGAACTGGCAGATAAATATGCCCGGAGCATATTAAATGCTAAATTGAGGTCGAAATCTAAAATCGCTGTTTTAGTATCAGTTCAAGAAGATACGACCCGTAGTATTCTCCAGATAAGAAAAATACACCCCCCAGCACATATAGTGGTTATAAGTAAAGAGTATCCTCAATGGGAAAAGGTGAAGAAAATTTTCAGCACCCTTCCCCCACTTAAAGGATATTATTCTGCCAAAAAACAAAAAGATGTAAAAGACCCGAGAAAAAATAAAAGTTAA
- a CDS encoding Mur ligase family protein, translated as MSTDMDKHSSEVEKIPQKRMETYGVIGVCGIVGNLVARVLMDHGYQVICTDIHNSNNCPFLYTLTDYNTQIYLNEHPESFFNSSDYIIPPPSLKRTSKLFRKIEDSPAQLMEVDDLLEQITPDKPVICITGTNGKTTTTTLLKHFCYNAGFKPTEHGFMTLQGNIDYIPPLQCRLDGDIAVVETGTEGNKGDLKFILDRCHPSCGVITNINPDHLNNGRDFMYYSLIKGELLEELRGKTVVINGDDPVIGGLISKVDYQGKVVTFGVEHAPQGESKKECWCGREITLMETLSGVGYYDCQCGLKRHFPDYLATNIKNNSFILETSHQKIEMEMSIPGLHNVYNALGAIAVAHELLKIPLEEIKKYLKTFKGVPGRLEYIYKGKNLDLIVDYAHNPSGVETVLRELNKTYDKLAVVITISSESGKSGDMDIMRIAITNADFIIPASYYSRLAAEKYISSEKIIVPSVEPEKFREGTLGATEGQVVEGLKKGLECDADAVVCIGEAAVKYKENIKILIDSKDNLMDLQR; from the coding sequence ATGAGTACTGATATGGACAAGCATTCATCTGAGGTGGAGAAAATTCCTCAAAAAAGAATGGAAACCTACGGAGTCATCGGTGTCTGTGGGATTGTGGGGAACCTGGTTGCCAGAGTCCTGATGGATCATGGTTATCAGGTAATATGCACCGACATCCATAATTCAAATAATTGCCCATTCCTTTATACTTTAACGGATTATAACACCCAAATTTACCTGAATGAACATCCTGAATCGTTTTTTAATTCATCTGATTATATAATCCCCCCTCCCAGCCTCAAGAGAACTTCGAAGTTGTTCCGAAAGATAGAAGACAGCCCCGCCCAACTGATGGAAGTGGATGATCTTCTAGAGCAAATTACCCCTGATAAACCAGTGATCTGTATCACAGGAACCAATGGTAAAACCACTACCACCACTCTCCTGAAGCATTTCTGCTACAATGCAGGATTTAAACCCACAGAACACGGATTCATGACTCTTCAAGGGAATATTGACTACATCCCACCATTACAGTGCAGATTGGATGGAGATATTGCTGTGGTGGAAACTGGTACGGAAGGAAATAAGGGAGATTTGAAGTTCATACTGGACCGTTGTCATCCTTCCTGTGGTGTTATTACCAACATTAACCCGGATCACCTGAACAATGGGCGTGATTTCATGTATTACAGCCTCATAAAGGGCGAACTCCTGGAAGAACTCCGGGGGAAAACTGTGGTGATTAATGGAGATGATCCAGTCATAGGAGGACTCATTTCGAAGGTGGATTATCAGGGGAAAGTAGTAACTTTTGGAGTTGAACATGCCCCCCAGGGTGAAAGTAAGAAAGAATGCTGGTGTGGAAGAGAGATCACCCTTATGGAAACGTTATCAGGAGTAGGCTATTATGACTGCCAGTGTGGTTTGAAACGTCACTTCCCTGATTATCTGGCTACAAATATCAAAAACAACAGTTTTATCCTGGAAACTTCCCACCAAAAGATTGAAATGGAAATGAGCATCCCCGGACTGCACAATGTTTACAATGCCCTAGGAGCCATTGCCGTTGCCCATGAATTATTAAAAATACCTCTGGAAGAAATTAAAAAATATCTTAAAACATTTAAAGGAGTTCCAGGACGTTTAGAATACATTTATAAGGGTAAAAATCTGGATTTGATTGTAGATTATGCCCATAATCCTTCTGGAGTTGAAACAGTACTCAGAGAACTTAATAAAACCTATGATAAATTAGCAGTAGTCATAACCATCTCATCTGAATCCGGGAAAAGTGGAGACATGGATATTATGCGGATTGCCATTACAAATGCCGATTTCATTATACCTGCATCTTACTACTCCCGACTGGCTGCAGAAAAATATATTTCATCGGAAAAGATCATAGTACCCTCTGTAGAACCTGAGAAATTCCGTGAAGGGACCCTGGGAGCCACCGAAGGACAGGTAGTTGAAGGCCTTAAAAAAGGATTAGAATGCGATGCAGATGCAGTAGTATGCATTGGTGAAGCAGCAGTTAAATATAAGGAAAATATTAAAATTTTGATAGATTCAAAAGATAATTTGATGGATTTACAAAGATAA
- the nikR gene encoding nickel-responsive transcriptional regulator NikR: MMRISMSLPKKLLNEFDEVLKDRGYQSRSKGIRDALKDYIVRYQWMKEMEGDRIGIIAVIYDHHYTGVMEDLTDIQHDFREYINAVMHVHMTEKHCLEVVVVKGDVKYIRDLTEKIMRLKGVEHVKLTSTASGQN; the protein is encoded by the coding sequence ATGATGAGAATAAGCATGTCGTTACCCAAAAAGTTGTTAAATGAGTTCGACGAAGTATTAAAAGACAGAGGATACCAATCCCGATCTAAAGGTATCAGAGACGCATTAAAAGACTATATTGTCCGTTACCAGTGGATGAAAGAGATGGAAGGCGACCGTATAGGAATTATTGCTGTTATCTACGACCATCACTACACTGGAGTAATGGAAGACCTCACTGACATCCAGCACGACTTCCGAGAATATATCAACGCTGTTATGCACGTGCACATGACTGAAAAACACTGCCTGGAAGTAGTAGTCGTTAAAGGAGACGTTAAATACATCCGTGACCTCACCGAAAAGATCATGAGGCTCAAAGGAGTAGAACACGTTAAATTAACCAGCACCGCCAGCGGACAAAATTAG
- the hycI gene encoding hydrogenase maturation peptidase HycI — protein sequence MILGIGNEMRGDDGLGSILAQKLSILENENITVFDGKTVPENFTGAIKRETPSHLILLDAVEMNETPGHIRLVSKEEIANYSISTHAMPLSFLIKYLESTTPTKIMLLGIQPKNMDLIYETSPEVQESLNYVLKLFNHLLKTF from the coding sequence GTGATACTGGGAATCGGGAATGAAATGAGGGGCGATGATGGTCTGGGATCTATTCTGGCCCAAAAATTATCCATACTTGAAAATGAAAATATCACTGTTTTTGATGGGAAAACCGTACCTGAAAATTTCACTGGTGCCATAAAAAGAGAAACCCCCAGCCATCTCATCCTCTTAGATGCCGTGGAAATGAATGAAACACCGGGCCATATAAGGTTAGTATCCAAGGAAGAAATTGCAAACTACAGCATATCCACCCATGCCATGCCATTATCGTTCCTCATCAAATATCTAGAATCAACCACCCCTACTAAGATTATGTTACTGGGAATACAACCCAAAAATATGGATTTAATTTATGAAACATCTCCTGAAGTCCAGGAAAGTCTAAATTACGTTTTAAAGTTATTCAATCATCTACTAAAAACATTTTAA
- a CDS encoding Mur ligase family protein gives MKELTTADLAKKCQGELIGNNRITSGIFNILKDAGKGDAVIRHWIDETGVEIASRKSASCVITQDARGNAIEIAKKLDFPIILTGKIELINAFAISWALNTYTPDSLRIVVTGTNGKSTTTHMIHTILTEAGYTAHTNTDSESEFNTLIDPMVAKQIAEFEGNIDAVVLEVSEVQGWDDRTMADHAHLMTRAVQPQVVVLTNVAMDHIGLVNSLEEASKEISGTLNGFKGDYVVLNHDDPLIRDMQSMVPPDSEVIFYGSGTDVEFRNEGIVHEGKLLIPLEDLPFKSPHFIQNTLAAVSTALALKINPEIIRSAVKSYQPLKRRFAVLGTEPLIIDDFAHNPEGIKATIKSAADSASGKFHLVCAIRGSRGNSLNKLNAQAVADSIKKINYNLILTSSQDVVDDANWVKPSEKKVFIEVLQKEEINYTYYETLVDALKKALKSAHKNETILLIGAQGMDPASDVLKNIASE, from the coding sequence ATGAAAGAACTTACCACCGCAGACCTGGCTAAAAAATGCCAGGGAGAGTTAATTGGTAATAACCGGATCACAAGCGGCATATTCAATATTTTAAAGGATGCTGGAAAAGGTGATGCGGTAATAAGGCACTGGATTGATGAAACTGGTGTGGAAATAGCCTCACGTAAGAGTGCTTCCTGTGTGATAACCCAGGATGCCCGTGGAAACGCCATTGAAATAGCCAAAAAACTTGATTTTCCAATTATTTTAACTGGAAAAATCGAATTGATTAATGCCTTCGCCATCAGCTGGGCTCTTAATACGTACACCCCAGATTCTCTTAGAATAGTGGTAACCGGGACCAATGGGAAATCCACTACCACCCACATGATACACACCATTCTTACTGAAGCAGGATACACTGCTCACACCAACACTGATTCCGAATCAGAGTTTAACACCCTGATAGACCCCATGGTAGCCAAACAGATTGCCGAGTTTGAGGGAAACATTGATGCCGTTGTTCTGGAGGTTTCAGAGGTTCAGGGATGGGATGACCGGACCATGGCGGACCATGCCCATCTCATGACCCGTGCCGTCCAACCACAAGTAGTGGTTCTCACCAACGTTGCCATGGATCATATAGGCCTGGTGAATTCGCTGGAAGAAGCATCGAAAGAAATCTCAGGCACATTAAACGGATTCAAAGGAGATTATGTTGTTTTAAACCATGATGATCCATTGATACGTGATATGCAGAGTATGGTCCCCCCTGATTCAGAAGTGATATTCTATGGCTCCGGAACCGATGTCGAATTCAGGAATGAGGGAATAGTTCATGAAGGAAAATTACTCATCCCCCTGGAAGATCTCCCATTTAAGAGTCCTCATTTCATTCAGAACACCCTTGCAGCAGTGAGCACGGCTCTTGCTCTTAAGATTAATCCAGAAATCATCCGGAGCGCTGTTAAATCATACCAACCATTAAAAAGAAGATTCGCTGTACTGGGAACTGAACCTCTCATCATTGATGACTTCGCCCACAATCCAGAGGGTATCAAAGCCACCATAAAAAGTGCTGCCGATTCAGCATCAGGAAAGTTTCATCTGGTTTGTGCCATCAGAGGTTCCAGAGGAAACTCCCTTAACAAATTAAATGCCCAAGCTGTTGCTGATTCCATAAAAAAGATTAATTATAACTTAATATTGACCAGCAGCCAGGATGTGGTGGATGATGCTAACTGGGTTAAACCCTCTGAGAAAAAGGTATTTATAGAGGTACTGCAAAAGGAAGAAATCAATTACACCTATTATGAAACTCTGGTGGATGCATTAAAAAAGGCTTTAAAATCAGCCCATAAGAATGAAACCATACTTCTAATCGGTGCTCAAGGTATGGACCCTGCATCAGATGTTTTAAAAAATATAGCTTCTGAATAA
- a CDS encoding acetyl-CoA carboxylase biotin carboxylase subunit family protein: protein MKLMFIGARLFDDVALYTKNNGISTVLTESNPESPNLSLADSHYIVPRGMEHPKEIAIKEDVDGVVPLIGIDGPLFDVALLKEELERDYGLPVVASPPDAVSISGDKVKTKKFLVENNIRTPEYNLINSGQGQELNEFPLVLKQAQGQGGKDIKIALSPDDVQAYLEQYDSALAERFLDGIEISIEILRWNGQSVPLVPVYKGRTTLDCIHPLHKIKKAPLNVENIDTHELNHTIRMITRDIGELMGVEGTSDLDLILNQADNETFVLEINTRPSGTRYLTAASCGINPLQEMVDMATGSWSADQVVKQRKEYFALEIPVGDYPSDRNSYQFREFQGENSWIIHGPKNHQRITIRGKDESNAFKTAGKLNLNLEKIQ, encoded by the coding sequence ATGAAATTAATGTTTATTGGGGCTCGTCTGTTTGATGATGTGGCCCTGTACACCAAAAATAATGGAATAAGTACTGTTCTCACTGAATCAAACCCTGAATCACCAAATCTGAGTTTGGCTGATTCCCATTACATTGTCCCCCGTGGGATGGAACATCCTAAAGAAATCGCCATTAAAGAAGATGTTGATGGAGTAGTCCCCCTTATAGGGATTGACGGCCCCCTTTTTGATGTGGCATTGCTTAAGGAAGAATTGGAAAGAGATTATGGTTTGCCAGTGGTAGCATCACCCCCTGATGCCGTTTCAATCTCAGGGGATAAAGTTAAAACCAAAAAATTCCTGGTGGAAAATAATATAAGAACCCCAGAATACAATTTAATCAATTCTGGTCAGGGACAGGAGTTAAATGAATTTCCTTTGGTTCTTAAACAGGCCCAGGGACAGGGTGGTAAAGATATTAAAATTGCATTATCCCCCGATGATGTGCAAGCTTACCTGGAACAATATGATAGTGCCCTGGCTGAACGATTTCTAGATGGAATTGAAATATCCATTGAAATTTTAAGATGGAATGGGCAATCTGTTCCCCTGGTTCCAGTTTATAAAGGTAGAACAACCCTTGACTGCATCCATCCCTTACATAAAATAAAAAAAGCACCACTTAATGTGGAAAATATCGATACCCATGAACTCAATCATACCATTAGGATGATTACCAGAGATATAGGGGAACTTATGGGTGTTGAGGGCACATCAGACCTGGATCTAATATTAAACCAGGCAGATAATGAAACATTCGTGCTGGAGATAAACACCAGACCCAGTGGGACCCGTTACCTAACCGCAGCATCATGTGGCATAAACCCATTGCAGGAAATGGTGGATATGGCCACTGGCTCCTGGAGTGCTGATCAGGTGGTTAAACAGAGAAAAGAGTATTTTGCCCTGGAAATACCAGTGGGGGACTATCCAAGTGATCGTAACAGTTACCAGTTCCGGGAATTTCAGGGAGAAAATAGCTGGATAATTCACGGTCCTAAAAACCATCAGCGAATAACAATTCGGGGCAAAGACGAAAGCAATGCATTTAAAACTGCGGGAAAACTTAATTTGAATTTGGAAAAAATCCAATGA
- a CDS encoding CBS domain-containing protein, with protein sequence MKVKEAMNQDVITITSSTRPPEAFQKMYKEGVRRLFVMDEDGEPLGVVSYSDLIGVLGTIKPSAKDAVSLQITDIMSKEVITISAEDGIEDAANLMLRADISGLLVLDKDKPVGVITKTDICRMVAAELLVPF encoded by the coding sequence ATGAAAGTTAAAGAGGCAATGAACCAAGATGTTATAACCATCACTTCCAGTACTCGTCCACCAGAGGCTTTTCAAAAGATGTACAAAGAAGGGGTGCGAAGGCTTTTTGTTATGGATGAGGACGGTGAACCTTTGGGGGTGGTTTCTTATTCCGATCTTATTGGAGTTTTGGGAACCATCAAACCGTCGGCCAAAGATGCAGTTTCACTTCAAATCACGGATATAATGTCCAAAGAAGTCATCACCATTTCTGCAGAGGATGGAATAGAAGATGCTGCTAACCTAATGTTAAGGGCAGATATATCTGGTTTATTGGTGCTGGATAAGGATAAACCAGTGGGAGTAATCACCAAAACAGATATCTGCAGAATGGTAGCTGCAGAACTTTTAGTACCTTTCTGA
- a CDS encoding TrkA family potassium uptake protein — MYVVIMGGGRVGLTLASYLVASGNDVALIESNSGLCGNAAAELDALVICGNGTDIKILEDASIADADVFVAATGHDEANLLSCILVKEYKVPKIIARVSNPDHEEAFKKVGINHVISPELTAAGYLEKLINRPKIADLIVVGKGNAELLDISIENSRIVGKRVGDLSPTDDYIIAAIHQNGEMYIPRDDWVLEKNEKISVLVKTRSVKKVTSIFV; from the coding sequence ATGTATGTAGTTATAATGGGCGGCGGAAGGGTTGGTTTAACCCTGGCTAGTTACCTGGTGGCATCGGGGAATGATGTAGCTCTCATTGAGAGTAACAGTGGATTATGTGGGAATGCAGCAGCAGAATTAGATGCTCTGGTCATCTGTGGAAATGGGACCGATATAAAAATCCTTGAAGATGCCAGTATCGCTGATGCCGATGTTTTCGTGGCTGCAACAGGTCATGATGAGGCGAACCTGCTTTCCTGCATACTGGTTAAGGAATACAAAGTTCCCAAGATCATTGCCAGGGTAAGTAATCCTGATCATGAAGAGGCATTTAAAAAAGTGGGCATAAACCATGTCATCAGCCCGGAACTCACTGCTGCAGGGTACCTGGAAAAACTGATTAACCGTCCCAAGATCGCGGATTTAATTGTGGTGGGTAAGGGAAATGCAGAGCTTCTGGACATAAGTATTGAGAATTCCAGGATTGTAGGGAAAAGAGTGGGTGATCTGAGCCCTACTGATGATTATATTATTGCAGCCATCCATCAAAACGGTGAGATGTACATACCTCGAGATGATTGGGTTCTGGAAAAAAATGAAAAAATATCAGTACTGGTGAAAACCAGGTCAGTGAAGAAAGTTACCTCTATTTTTGTTTAA
- a CDS encoding multiprotein bridging factor aMBF1, whose protein sequence is MRCEICGKKVIGKPVRTKIENSIMLTCNDCSKFGKVQREPPKPQRGPGSRAPAGRRRSFRSQEPTHEVIEDYQKIIREGREKKGWSREDLGEKIYEKVSVIHRLESGKMVPDLKLARKLERTLKVTLLEKTEQAQMDDLGGAHMRKATIGDIARIKKG, encoded by the coding sequence ATGAGATGTGAGATATGCGGAAAAAAGGTTATTGGAAAGCCAGTTAGGACGAAAATCGAAAATTCAATTATGTTAACATGTAATGATTGTTCAAAATTCGGCAAAGTACAGAGAGAACCCCCAAAGCCCCAGCGTGGTCCTGGTAGCAGGGCCCCTGCAGGGAGAAGACGGTCATTTAGATCTCAGGAACCGACACATGAAGTTATTGAGGATTATCAGAAGATAATAAGGGAAGGACGGGAGAAGAAAGGTTGGTCCAGGGAAGATCTGGGTGAAAAGATATATGAGAAGGTTTCAGTGATACACCGTCTGGAATCCGGGAAAATGGTCCCTGATCTGAAGCTGGCACGGAAACTGGAAAGAACCTTAAAGGTAACTCTCCTGGAAAAAACAGAACAGGCACAAATGGATGATTTGGGCGGCGCGCACATGCGAAAAGCCACCATTGGAGACATAGCCCGGATCAAAAAGGGATGA
- a CDS encoding proteasome-activating nucleotidase: MEKTSQNILKKIEDLKKEIKILKEDNAKTKRNLMWKVRKLEKDKLLIENEKMRLDREVKSLRGEIERFRSPPLVIATVTEVLDEGKVVVKSSTGPHFVIGYSRFLDEKSLEPGARVALNQQTFSIVSVLPSEKDPLVTGMEVEEKPNVSYEQIGGLEEQIVEIKETVELPLKKPELFTNIGIEPPKGVLLYGPPGTGKTLLAKAVAHETNATFIKIVASEFVKKYIGEGARLVRGVFELAKEKAPSIIFIDEIDAIAAKRLKSSTSGDREVQRTLMQLLAEMDGFEGRGDVGIVAATNRPDILDPALLRPGRFDRFIEVPIPNEDGRREILKIHTKKMTLEEDVDIELVSTLSEGASGADLKAICTEAGMFAIREERPIVVMNDFLDAVDKIIGMERDEEIRKEAGVMYG; encoded by the coding sequence ATGGAAAAAACATCACAAAACATCTTAAAAAAGATAGAAGACCTTAAAAAAGAGATAAAAATCCTGAAAGAGGATAATGCCAAGACCAAAAGAAATCTGATGTGGAAGGTCCGGAAACTGGAAAAAGACAAGCTTCTGATTGAAAACGAGAAGATGCGACTGGACCGTGAAGTAAAATCTCTCCGCGGGGAAATCGAAAGGTTCAGATCACCCCCACTGGTAATTGCCACTGTAACTGAAGTTTTAGATGAAGGGAAAGTAGTGGTAAAGAGCAGTACCGGCCCCCACTTTGTAATTGGCTACTCTCGTTTCTTAGATGAAAAGTCCCTGGAACCAGGAGCCAGAGTGGCACTTAACCAGCAGACATTCAGCATTGTCAGTGTTTTACCATCCGAAAAAGATCCACTCGTAACTGGTATGGAAGTTGAAGAAAAGCCAAATGTAAGTTACGAACAGATAGGCGGACTCGAAGAACAGATTGTAGAGATAAAAGAGACCGTTGAATTACCGCTTAAAAAACCAGAACTATTCACCAATATTGGAATAGAACCACCAAAAGGAGTACTCCTCTATGGACCTCCTGGTACTGGTAAAACATTACTGGCCAAAGCCGTGGCCCACGAAACCAACGCCACCTTCATAAAAATCGTGGCATCTGAATTCGTGAAGAAATACATTGGAGAAGGAGCTCGCCTTGTGCGTGGTGTCTTTGAACTGGCCAAGGAAAAAGCCCCCAGCATAATTTTCATAGATGAAATAGATGCCATTGCCGCTAAAAGACTTAAAAGTTCCACCAGCGGTGACCGTGAGGTTCAAAGAACCCTCATGCAGCTTTTAGCAGAAATGGACGGATTTGAAGGAAGGGGAGATGTGGGAATAGTTGCCGCCACCAACCGACCCGATATCCTGGACCCGGCCTTACTCAGACCTGGAAGGTTCGACCGTTTCATTGAAGTACCCATACCCAACGAGGATGGTAGGAGAGAAATACTCAAAATCCACACTAAAAAAATGACCTTAGAGGAAGATGTGGACATAGAGCTGGTTTCCACCCTCAGTGAAGGTGCTTCCGGAGCTGATCTTAAAGCCATCTGTACCGAGGCAGGTATGTTCGCCATAAGGGAAGAAAGACCCATTGTGGTTATGAACGACTTCCTGGACGCCGTGGATAAGATCATCGGCATGGAACGTGACGAAGAAATACGAAAAGAAGCTGGAGTGATGTACGGATAA